TGTTTTTATGGGTCCTTGTATTAGTAAAAAACATGAAAGTATGATGGATAGGACTTGTGATATTGACGCTGTATTAACATTAGAAGAAGTAACCCATTGGTTGGAGACTTCTAATATAACATCTTCTTCTAGCATCCGTACACCAGATAAAGCCCATCCCAATACTAACGGAAGAGAATACCCTATTACTGGTGGCATTGCAAAAGGATTAGAACCATTACTTATAGAAAACGAATATGATATTCTATCTATCACTGGCTTAGACAGTAGCAAGAAGATTTTTGAAGCCCTTAAAAACAAGACCCTGAATAAATGCTTTGTTGAGATTAGTGCGTGTAATGAGAGCTGTTTAGGTGGTCCTGCTGTGCCTAAGAATAGCCCTAGCATTTATAAAAGAAAGCAAAATATTAAACAGTTTATAACTGGGTCAAAAGAAATAGAATCAAATAATGCTTTAACACCATTTGAAACCAGGGCATTATCCTATAACTTTACCAATCAATCCCTACCAACAAATCCTATTAGTGAGGAACAGTTACAGTCCATCTTGAAACAGTTAGGAAAGCATCAATTATCTGACGAACTCAATTGTGGTGCTTGTGGTTATGATACTTGTAGAGATAAAGCCATTGCCGTTTATGAAAAAATGTCTCAACCGGATATGTGTATTCCATATATGAGAAGCAAAGCAGAAAGTATGAGCGATGTTATTTTTTTAAGTTCTCCTAATGCAATCTTTATTATTGATGAGCAGTTAAAGATAATCAATGCTAATCCTGCAGCCAAATCAATTTTTAATCTTAAAGAAGAAAGTTATTATAGCAATTACATTTATAATTTTATAGATGTGATTAACTGGGAGACGATTTATAAGTCTAAAGAAGAGATTATTAATAAAAAAGTTCAATTAAACCCATACGATTTGGACGTAATTTTAAACGTTTTGTATTTACCAAAAGAAAATATATTGCTTGCCATCTTAACCAATATTACCCAAGAAGAACAACGTAAAAAGGAACTGGCGCAAATGAAAGAAAACACTTTAGACATTACCCAAAAGGTTATTGATAAACAAATGCGCGTGGCTCAAGAAATTGCAAGCTTACTCGGTGAAACAACCGCCGAGACAAAAGTGGCTTTAAATAAACTTAAAAAAGTTGTTTCAGGTGAAGAAGGTGATTTTTAATGGGATATTATATTGATGTGGCTTATAATAGCTTAAATAAATGGGGTGAAGAATTATGTGGTGATAAAATCGAGATGGCAAAAACCAAAGAGGGTGTTATTATTGTATTAGCTGATGGCTTAGGCAGTGGTGTCAAAGCCAATATATTAGCTACTTTAACCTCTAAAATTGCATTGACGATGTTAAAAGAAGGGGCAACATTAGAAGAAACCATTGATACCATTGTCAATACACTCCCTGAATGTCAAGTTAGGAAGTTGGCATACTCTACCTTTACCATTATAAAAGCACAAAACAATGGCGCCATTTATGTAGCTGAATGTGACAATCCACCTTTTTTTATTTATGAAGACGGAAAAGACCGTACCATCTATAAAGACAAAAAAATAATTAATGGCAAAACCATTTACGAGAGTCAGTTTCGTATGTATGAAGGTGATTTGCTAACCGTTATAAGTGATGGCGCTGTACATGCAGGTGTTGGTCGCTTGCTTAATTTGGGTTGGCAGTGGAACAATATTAATGATTTTCTTAGAGATGTTTCAAAAAAAGAAAAAAATGCTACCCATGTCACCAAACATCTCGTTGATGCTTGTAACAATTTATACGATAACAAACCCGGGGATGATACCACTGTAATTTCCCTAAAATTACGGACACCAGAAATCGTCAACCTTTATACTGGACCTCCTGAAGACCCTGAAGACGATATCAAATTTGTTCGACAACTAACCCGTCGTGGTGGTAAGGTTGTCATTTCAGGAGGCACCACTGCTAATATTGTATCCAGAGTTCTGGGAAAAGCATTAGAAGTGGATATGTCTACCTATACAAAAGATGTGCCGCCTATTGGCAGAATAGATGGCATTCATTTGGTTACAGAAGGGATTTTAACTTTAAAGCACACTTTAGAAATCATAAAAAAAACCTTAAACCAAAAGTACAATTATAATGATTTATTCAAAGAAAATAATGGTGCGACTCAACTGGCAAAATTATTATTAGAAGACTGTACCCATTTAAATATTTGGTTAGGTCGAGCAGTCAATCCAGCCCATCAAAGCCCAATGTTTCCTGTTGACTTTAATATTAAAGTAGGTGTTCTCACTGAATTAAAAGAATGTTTAGTGTCTCTTGGAAAAGATGTCCGCTTAATTTATATATAAATTGAATTCAGTCTATTGGCGTTACCAATAGACTGAATGACTATAACTTATCCTATATTTTACTTTATGATTGATTGTATGCTTTTTTGGCTTTTACAAATTTTATGGTTCCATAACTGATGTGATCTGGTAAACTTTCTTTTATAGGTTTGAGTTTATTGCCATCTACTACTTTTAAGGCTTCTAATACTTGCTTTTCTTCATCTGGATGAATTAATCGATTATAATCTAATGTCATACCCAGATGGGCACATTCTACTAAATGATTTTCAATGGTCATTGCTTTTAATTCTCTCTCCTTAGCAATTTCTTCAATACCTAAACCCTTTTGAAACATTTCATAAGAAATGACTTTAGAATCTTGATTGCTTTCTTTTTGTATTCTTTTTTTAGGCTGCTTTTCAACTGTTTCATTTTCTAAACTTTGTTCAAGGATTGTTATGTCTTTGTCTTTCATATAATCCTGTATAGCTTCTATAAACTGATTGCCGTATTTTTCTAATTTGGCAGCGCCTACTCCAGATATACCCATTAATGCTTCTTCATCTCTTGGATAATGTCGACACATTTCTTTTAATGTAACATCTGAAAACACGACAAAAGGGGGTACTTTTTGATGGGTAGCCATTTCTTTTCTAAGCATTCTTAGGTTGTCAAATAGGTCCGTATCATATGCTTTATCACTTCTTAATTGTTTTTTGTCATTTTTTTCTTCCTTGGTTTTTATAACTCTTTTTATCAATAAGGGTTCCTTGCCTTTTAATATCCCTGTAGACTTAGAACTCACTTTTAAAACAGGATATTGCTGTCCACTGAGAATGAGATAATCTTCAGCAATTAAGTAGGCTATTATATCTTTTATGCTTTCTTTTGAGTAATCTTTCATAATCCCGTAAGTGGTTAGTTTGTCAAATCCCATAGTGATGACTTTATTATTTTTACTGCCTTTTAAAACTTCTGCCACCAACACACTACCGAATCGTTCTCCCATTCGCTTAATACAAGAGATGATTTTTTGTGCTTCAACAGTAACATCAGTTGCTTTAACATCATTATTACAATTCCCACAATTACCACATTTATTGGTGGAATCCACTTCTCCAAAATACTCTAGTATATACCCTCTAAGGCATCGATCGGTATTACAATAAGAAGACATTTCATTAAGCTTATGGTAATCATTTTTCTTCTTAGATGGGTCATTGCTGTTTTCGATTAACAATCGATTGGTAATGATATCTGCTGGTGAGTAAAATAAAATACACTCTGCTTCTCCACCATCACGCCCAGCTCTACCGGCTTCTTGATAATAACTTTCCATATTCTTTGGCATATTGTAATGAATCACATAAGCAATATTGGACTTATCAATTCCCATACCAAATGCGTTGGTTGCCACCATAATTTGAACATTATCACATAAAAATTCATCTTGATTCTTGGTCCGTTCCTTTTCTGATAACCCTGCATGGTATTGAGCAGCTGTATAGCCTTTTTTATTAAGTTTTTTACATATTGATTCCACGGTTTTTCTTGTAGAAGCATATATGATTCCTGATTTGCTTTTATTATTCTTGATGTAAGTGGAAAGTTCGCTAAATTTATCTTCTGGGTTAGAAACTTCAAAATACAAGTTCTGTCTATCAAAACCTGTGGTTAACGTATAGGGTTGCACTAGATTTAATAGCCTAATAATATCTTCTTTTACTTGAGGTGTAGCAGTTGCTGTAAATGCTGCAATAATGGGTTGGTTTCTTAGATTTTCAATGGCTTTTGAGATATTTCTATAGCTGGGCCTAAAATCATGACCCCATTGTGAAATACAGTGAGCCTCATCAATTGCGATCATTGATAC
The genomic region above belongs to Natranaerovirga hydrolytica and contains:
- a CDS encoding [Fe-Fe] hydrogenase large subunit C-terminal domain-containing protein, producing the protein MRIINFSKANCKNCYKCLRTCPVKAIRFDAHQAEIDEQRCIACGQCFVVCPQNARYIKSDLAFVQHALKEGKKVIVSLAPSFAGFFEEPNEFIQALKSLGFYSIEETAIGAQAITSAYAQYIEENNPKYGITSCCPTINFYIEKYYPSLIPYLLPFVSPMKAHGKFIKKELEDALTVFMGPCISKKHESMMDRTCDIDAVLTLEEVTHWLETSNITSSSSIRTPDKAHPNTNGREYPITGGIAKGLEPLLIENEYDILSITGLDSSKKIFEALKNKTLNKCFVEISACNESCLGGPAVPKNSPSIYKRKQNIKQFITGSKEIESNNALTPFETRALSYNFTNQSLPTNPISEEQLQSILKQLGKHQLSDELNCGACGYDTCRDKAIAVYEKMSQPDMCIPYMRSKAESMSDVIFLSSPNAIFIIDEQLKIINANPAAKSIFNLKEESYYSNYIYNFIDVINWETIYKSKEEIINKKVQLNPYDLDVILNVLYLPKENILLAILTNITQEEQRKKELAQMKENTLDITQKVIDKQMRVAQEIASLLGETTAETKVALNKLKKVVSGEEGDF
- a CDS encoding SpoIIE family protein phosphatase, with translation MGYYIDVAYNSLNKWGEELCGDKIEMAKTKEGVIIVLADGLGSGVKANILATLTSKIALTMLKEGATLEETIDTIVNTLPECQVRKLAYSTFTIIKAQNNGAIYVAECDNPPFFIYEDGKDRTIYKDKKIINGKTIYESQFRMYEGDLLTVISDGAVHAGVGRLLNLGWQWNNINDFLRDVSKKEKNATHVTKHLVDACNNLYDNKPGDDTTVISLKLRTPEIVNLYTGPPEDPEDDIKFVRQLTRRGGKVVISGGTTANIVSRVLGKALEVDMSTYTKDVPPIGRIDGIHLVTEGILTLKHTLEIIKKTLNQKYNYNDLFKENNGATQLAKLLLEDCTHLNIWLGRAVNPAHQSPMFPVDFNIKVGVLTELKECLVSLGKDVRLIYI
- the recQ gene encoding DNA helicase RecQ, encoding MLETQAKVLLKKYYGYDDFREGQKNLIDNILKGKDVLGIMPTGAGKSICYQIPALLFEGITLVISPLISLMKDQVDTLNEMGIQAAFINSSLSDSEFRHIITNVRKNTYKLIYIAPERLETEFFSQFIQSLNVSMIAIDEAHCISQWGHDFRPSYRNISKAIENLRNQPIIAAFTATATPQVKEDIIRLLNLVQPYTLTTGFDRQNLYFEVSNPEDKFSELSTYIKNNKSKSGIIYASTRKTVESICKKLNKKGYTAAQYHAGLSEKERTKNQDEFLCDNVQIMVATNAFGMGIDKSNIAYVIHYNMPKNMESYYQEAGRAGRDGGEAECILFYSPADIITNRLLIENSNDPSKKKNDYHKLNEMSSYCNTDRCLRGYILEYFGEVDSTNKCGNCGNCNNDVKATDVTVEAQKIISCIKRMGERFGSVLVAEVLKGSKNNKVITMGFDKLTTYGIMKDYSKESIKDIIAYLIAEDYLILSGQQYPVLKVSSKSTGILKGKEPLLIKRVIKTKEEKNDKKQLRSDKAYDTDLFDNLRMLRKEMATHQKVPPFVVFSDVTLKEMCRHYPRDEEALMGISGVGAAKLEKYGNQFIEAIQDYMKDKDITILEQSLENETVEKQPKKRIQKESNQDSKVISYEMFQKGLGIEEIAKERELKAMTIENHLVECAHLGMTLDYNRLIHPDEEKQVLEALKVVDGNKLKPIKESLPDHISYGTIKFVKAKKAYNQS